The following proteins are co-located in the uncultured Draconibacterium sp. genome:
- a CDS encoding TonB-dependent receptor, which yields MLLVGSQFVVAQTTEGVMLTENYQNRPLKDFLLDLQNKYKLKVFYKDTWVEPYTITKKFENTPLAQALNNVFFEHELSYDFFQNNGIVVFRRIADTRSKFDDFSQTLVIGDPINQGRYKKAKLSGRVLDGKTGEPLAGAVVFNNKLQKGTTSGSNGEFEIDIPTGEHLLDISFIGFESSGLKIKLIENGFADFQLFEESHSIEEVTVLGKETDLPRAQMSMVQMSGKEMKQLPALMGEVDVLKGLTMLAGVQTVSELSSGFNVRGGNTDQNLILINGSPVFNSSHLFGFLSLINPDVVEDVRLFKGGMPARYGERVSSVMEVDFKEGNNETLKLYGGIGVINSRLTIDGPLTKNKKLTVIAGGRSSYTDWILKKLPNTDLNQSVTHFYDVSGKATYKFNQHNKISLMGYSSNDEFSTSSQSVTEYGNTMGNLKLNSRWAEKVYGELDLSYSNYNYRLTDYANGKPYEAYYLDNNLEYSSGAYNFKWHPESRHIVEAGTKVVYNEINPGEIVPTDDVTVIVPRKMNKEKLLEWAVFVSDEFQILPQFSVVAGVRYSHFSNIGTPVVYLYDPDKPKAPETVIDSLLFGANEVSASYGGFEPRLAFNYDLNLNTSIKVSYQRTRQNVFQMSNNAVISPAETWKAADYHLEPLLCDQIAFGLENNSWIENMDLSVELYYKNLQNLIEYKNGAQLIMNDHIETALIPTKGYSYGVELSAKKTFGRLTGYASYVYSRTMRKNESEFDEENFWEGDYYPSIYDKPHDFSATATYNISRRWRLSGNFVYISGRPTTLPETKYRYAGELLVYYSERNKYRMPSYNRLDLSLTFDQNLRKKRMWKGSWTLAIYNVYGRNNPYSVYYKKAVPGEANNYRRYSMYKLSVIGIPVPSLTYNFTF from the coding sequence ATGTTATTAGTAGGTAGTCAGTTTGTTGTGGCTCAAACAACTGAAGGGGTAATGTTGACTGAAAATTATCAGAACCGGCCCTTAAAAGACTTTCTTTTAGATTTACAAAATAAGTACAAACTAAAAGTTTTTTACAAAGATACTTGGGTTGAACCCTATACCATTACCAAAAAATTTGAAAACACACCACTGGCACAAGCCCTTAATAATGTGTTTTTTGAGCACGAACTGAGTTACGATTTTTTTCAGAATAACGGCATAGTAGTATTTCGTCGTATTGCCGATACACGCTCTAAATTTGATGATTTTTCGCAAACGCTTGTGATTGGCGATCCGATAAACCAGGGGCGTTACAAAAAGGCAAAACTTTCGGGACGCGTACTTGATGGTAAAACCGGAGAACCATTGGCCGGAGCAGTGGTATTTAATAATAAACTACAAAAAGGAACAACATCGGGGAGCAACGGCGAATTTGAAATTGATATTCCAACAGGAGAGCATCTTTTAGATATTTCATTTATCGGTTTCGAGAGTTCGGGTTTAAAAATTAAACTCATCGAAAATGGTTTTGCCGATTTTCAACTTTTTGAAGAAAGCCATAGTATTGAAGAAGTAACAGTACTGGGAAAAGAAACCGATTTGCCGCGTGCCCAAATGAGTATGGTTCAAATGAGCGGGAAAGAAATGAAACAACTTCCGGCTTTAATGGGCGAGGTTGATGTTTTAAAAGGTTTAACAATGCTTGCAGGTGTACAAACCGTGAGCGAACTTTCATCCGGGTTTAACGTGCGTGGTGGTAATACCGATCAAAACCTGATATTAATAAACGGAAGCCCGGTTTTTAATTCCTCGCATCTTTTTGGCTTTTTGTCCTTGATTAATCCCGACGTGGTTGAAGATGTCCGATTGTTTAAAGGAGGAATGCCTGCACGTTACGGCGAACGCGTTTCATCGGTGATGGAGGTTGATTTTAAAGAAGGCAACAACGAAACGCTAAAATTATACGGAGGTATTGGCGTTATTAATTCGCGTTTAACAATTGACGGGCCGCTTACAAAAAACAAAAAGCTAACTGTAATTGCAGGCGGCCGTAGTTCCTACACCGACTGGATTTTAAAAAAGCTTCCAAATACCGATTTAAATCAAAGTGTTACGCATTTTTACGATGTTTCGGGGAAAGCAACCTATAAATTTAATCAGCACAATAAAATTAGTTTGATGGGCTATTCAAGTAACGATGAGTTTAGTACAAGCTCGCAATCGGTTACTGAGTATGGAAATACAATGGGCAACTTAAAATTAAATTCGCGTTGGGCCGAAAAAGTATATGGCGAATTGGATTTATCGTATAGCAATTACAACTACCGTTTAACCGATTACGCCAACGGAAAACCATACGAAGCCTATTACCTCGACAATAATCTTGAATACAGTTCGGGCGCTTATAATTTTAAATGGCATCCCGAGTCGAGACACATTGTGGAAGCCGGGACAAAGGTGGTTTACAATGAAATTAATCCCGGAGAAATTGTTCCGACCGACGATGTTACGGTTATTGTTCCACGGAAAATGAACAAGGAAAAGCTGTTGGAATGGGCCGTTTTTGTAAGCGACGAATTTCAAATTCTTCCCCAGTTCTCGGTGGTGGCCGGAGTACGATACAGTCATTTTAGCAACATTGGCACACCGGTAGTTTATTTGTACGATCCGGACAAACCCAAAGCCCCAGAAACGGTTATTGATTCGTTGTTGTTTGGTGCCAACGAAGTTTCCGCTTCTTATGGCGGATTCGAGCCAAGATTGGCATTTAACTACGATTTAAATTTAAATACTTCGATAAAAGTAAGTTACCAGCGAACACGTCAAAATGTATTTCAAATGAGCAACAATGCTGTAATCTCGCCGGCCGAAACATGGAAAGCTGCAGATTACCACCTGGAACCTTTGCTCTGCGATCAAATTGCTTTTGGGCTCGAAAATAATTCGTGGATCGAAAATATGGATCTGTCGGTGGAGCTCTATTACAAAAATCTTCAGAATTTAATTGAATACAAAAACGGCGCACAGCTGATTATGAACGATCACATTGAAACCGCTTTAATTCCAACCAAAGGATATTCGTATGGAGTTGAGCTCAGCGCTAAAAAAACTTTTGGCCGTTTAACGGGGTATGCCAGCTATGTGTATTCAAGAACCATGCGTAAAAACGAAAGCGAGTTTGATGAAGAAAACTTTTGGGAAGGCGATTACTATCCTTCCATTTACGACAAGCCACACGACTTTTCGGCAACTGCTACTTACAACATTAGTCGCAGATGGCGTCTCTCCGGAAATTTTGTTTACATATCAGGACGACCAACTACTTTGCCCGAAACAAAATACCGTTATGCCGGCGAACTACTGGTGTACTATTCCGAGCGAAATAAATACCGGATGCCATCGTATAACCGACTGGATTTGTCGCTAACTTTCGACCAGAATCTGCGAAAAAAACGAATGTGGAAAGGAAGTTGGACCTTAGCCATTTATAACGTCTACGGCAGAAATAATCCGTATTCGGTTTATTACAAAAAGGCAGTTCCGGGCGAGGCAAACAACTACCGCAGGTATTCGATGTACAAATTATCGGTAATCGGAATTCCGGTACCTTCATTAACTTATAACTTCACGTTCTAA